From Acidimicrobiia bacterium, a single genomic window includes:
- the xseB gene encoding exodeoxyribonuclease VII small subunit: MSSVDKIIEGLGYDEALAELRSILEALDGEAVDVDKLASQVERADLLIHHCRSRIDAARLQVEQVVEALVEED; this comes from the coding sequence ATGAGTAGCGTCGACAAAATTATTGAAGGTTTGGGATACGACGAAGCACTCGCTGAGTTGCGGAGCATTCTGGAAGCCCTTGATGGTGAAGCGGTAGACGTTGACAAATTGGCATCCCAGGTAGAGCGAGCAGATCTTTTGATTCACCATTGCCGGAGCCGCATAGATGCCGCTCGGTTACAGGTTGAACAAGTCGTTGAAGCCTTGGTTGAGGAAGACTGA